AATCGAGGCGAAATGACGATTTGGGAGTTACTCATGTGCATCATTTCTATGCAAAGAGGAACTTATGGACATTAGCAGCTTTTTGGGATAGGTTACCTTTTAATATTAGGTGGAAGGCTACTTCCTTCTTAGGACGAAATCTCACAAAGCAGAATAGGTTCATTATAAACAAATACAATCCTAGGGGTAGAATTAACGGACCATTAACAGGCACTCTTTATATACCCAGTGAACAAGTGGAGCAGTCTGCATTGAGTTTATTCAAAGAGAAAGTTGTTCAGGTTGGATGGGATACAAAGGGCAATGTTATTTCAACAGAATCAACTACCAATATAAACAGAATAGAACCTAAATCGGTTAACTATATCTTCACCGACCCTCCTTTTGGTGCGAATTTTATGTATTCAGAGTTGAATTTCATACTAGAAAGTTGGCTTAGAATCAAGACATGCAATGATCACGAAGCAATAGAAAACTCATCTCAAGCGAAAAGCCTCTTAGACTATCAGGGTCTAATGAAGAGCTGCTTTACTAACTACTATAAAGCGCTCAAATCCAATGGGTGGATGACTGTAGAATTTCACAATTCGAAAAACAGTGTGTGGAATGCAATACAGGAAGCTCTGCAACAAGCTGGTTTTGTTGTCGCAGATGTTAGAACACTTGATAAAGTTCATGGTGGAATTAAGGCAGCATCTTTAGCAAATGCAGTTAAACAGGATTTGATCATCTCTTGCTATAAGCCCAATGGTGGTATTGAGGAGAGATTTGTTAAACTCTCCGGAACTGAGGAAGGAGTCTGGGATTTTATTAGAACACATCTCAAGCAGCTACCCAAACTTGTGATTGAGAAAGGTAAGATGCAAATTGTGGCAGAACGGCAGAATTATCTGCTCTATGACCGCATGGTGGCTTTCTACCTGCAGAGAAATGCTTTGGTTCCTTTATCTTCAGGAGAATTTTATCGAGGTCTTGAAGAGCATTTCCCATCCAGGGACGGAATGTATTTCCTCCCGGAGCAAGTAATTGAGTATGACAAGACAAAGATGAGGATTCCTGATCTTGCCCAGATGGAGATATTCATCACCGATGAGGTTTCGGCTATTCAGTGGCTTAGGCAGTTACTAAAGGACAAACCTCAAAGCTTCCAGGATATCCATCCTCAGTTTATGAGAGAGATCGCAGGATGGAATAAGAACGAAAAAAGCTTGGAGCTTTCTCTGATCTTGGAAGAGAACTTCCTAAAATACGATGGTAAAGCTGAGGTACCAAGCCAAGTTCATACATACCTATCTACAAATTGGAAGGAGCTTAGGAATCTCCCTAAGGATGATCCGGCACTCAAAGCCAAAGCCAAAGACAGGTGGTATGTACCTGATCCCAATAAGCTGGCAGACTTGGAGCAGATGCGGGAAAAAGCGCTTTTGAAAGAGTTCTGGACATATTTGCCCAAGGACTATAAACCCAAGAAGCTGAGCGATCTGCAAATAGAGATTCCAGACCTGCCCAAGAGCAACCCAGATCTGGTTTCCGGCAAGAGATTCAAGATCATCCGGGCAGAAGCGGTGCGAGCAGGATTCAAATACTGCTGGCAACATCGGGATTATGAGACCATCATATTGGTGGCAAAGCGCATTCCCAGCTCCTTGCTGGAAGAAGATCCCAAACTGCTGATGTATTACGATCAGGCTATTACAAGAACTCAGTAGAAGAGGGTTTGAGGTGAATAGAGAGCAAGACTTGAAGTATGGGGAGTTGTTAGACGCTATAATCGAGCGATTGTGCGCATCATCTTCTCAGATGGTGATCTTGTTCGACCATGATGGCTTAGCCAC
The DNA window shown above is from Candidatus Cloacimonadota bacterium and carries:
- a CDS encoding site-specific DNA-methyltransferase, translating into MTKQTTIDLGIGSSFKGPVTCLGQVYASEDERREHFRNLLREKLKDPDFRKIEGFPIGEDEDIIALSDPPYYTACPNPWINDFIAEWEKEKGDRPDEYHREPFAADVSEGKNDPIYNAHSYHTKVPHKAIMRYILHYTEPGDIVFDGFCGTGMTGVAAQLCGDKKVVESLGYQVKDDGTILDVEGKPFSKLGARKAILNDLSPAATFIAANYNSPVDIVEFEKEAKRILEEVEEECGWMYETLHPDGKTIGRIIYTVWSDVFICPNCSQEIIFWDEAIDMKDGLVLDEFPCPYCHSKLTKRRMERAFVTKSDKFITDRDADISGMIIRQAKQKPVLICYSIGKSRFQKTPDDKDLALIEKIEQSDIPYWFPTERMPEGDESRRNDDLGVTHVHHFYAKRNLWTLAAFWDRLPFNIRWKATSFLGRNLTKQNRFIINKYNPRGRINGPLTGTLYIPSEQVEQSALSLFKEKVVQVGWDTKGNVISTESTTNINRIEPKSVNYIFTDPPFGANFMYSELNFILESWLRIKTCNDHEAIENSSQAKSLLDYQGLMKSCFTNYYKALKSNGWMTVEFHNSKNSVWNAIQEALQQAGFVVADVRTLDKVHGGIKAASLANAVKQDLIISCYKPNGGIEERFVKLSGTEEGVWDFIRTHLKQLPKLVIEKGKMQIVAERQNYLLYDRMVAFYLQRNALVPLSSGEFYRGLEEHFPSRDGMYFLPEQVIEYDKTKMRIPDLAQMEIFITDEVSAIQWLRQLLKDKPQSFQDIHPQFMREIAGWNKNEKSLELSLILEENFLKYDGKAEVPSQVHTYLSTNWKELRNLPKDDPALKAKAKDRWYVPDPNKLADLEQMREKALLKEFWTYLPKDYKPKKLSDLQIEIPDLPKSNPDLVSGKRFKIIRAEAVRAGFKYCWQHRDYETIILVAKRIPSSLLEEDPKLLMYYDQAITRTQ